A region of Takifugu flavidus isolate HTHZ2018 chromosome 2, ASM371156v2, whole genome shotgun sequence DNA encodes the following proteins:
- the LOC130515209 gene encoding uncharacterized protein LOC130515209, which produces MASVPVLLLHLLLVSLASASHNFGGTATYTYKGKNPDGTYRVEFRTKDTFDGCQNSHYWSCYSGNCGRETTTQTGKIDNSTNSPRYTRQWCETETVSTRALRSDKPFTMSAGTCCWIQTRNYVSSWILMTAIDLGVRSDTKNPNMSPDIAILPFIRVPQNCPRRYDLMAFDPDGDQVRCRFGTHNSRECSGCNRPSGFTLNENSCTLSYYYSTSDTRVYAFEMVVEDFPQRTINLQYSDRSTITKSPLMMRRDKRYLWPATTAPVWHSAPNWSSWWRTAPAPTSPAASYWWSWWRTTPAPTSSQTPNWWSWWRTTPAPTSSPTPNWWSWWRTTPAPTSSPTPNWWSWWRTAPAPASSPTPNWWQRSSTTSQTSPTSAATSPSTTSATTSPSTTSATTSPPMTPMMNMNAAPLSKLPLQFSFLVDPPAPSCREGDYLPKLVNPTPANKEFIQAEVNNEMQIKVKGQASYSTINDLLMTGPLNIRSSRISGDTFAIKWTPTSNEAGEFHPICFAIEATLGLNVYHSEMRCVLVKVVEDRVQTTVVCTETSMIVTVDKSTFPRLDNNHLRLNDAKNTACRLTSNSTHVIGIVPLNSCGTEIKEDANNLYFYNEITTVDNMKDVVTRKHLLEVQFSCQYPKRQNLTLAFSIHRENVTVLEKGFGTFTYGFEFYTNSQFQIMEDPRSYPLEYDIGSRIYMEIEATTTVNNTELFVESCSAAPYDIPNYVPTYPIIENGCNVDPTVITHPRSHPREFRFSMEAFKFIGLHDQVYISCQVMMCKAGDPNTRCSRGCLNSSNRPAPRWKREAVSQSGRHFISQGPLRLRGSAESGELPVLNLNLVFIAGCVLAALAMISAVVVYKTKMSGLRYQPLPTQDSDTAQ; this is translated from the exons ATGGCTTCTGTACCTGTGCTCctgcttcacctgctgctggtctcGCTGGCATCTGCGTCCCATAACTTTGGTGGGACTGCCACCTACACCTATAAAGGCAAAAACCCTGACGGAACCTACAGA GTAGAATTCCGAACCAAGGACACCTTTGATGGCTGTCAAAACTCCCACTACTGGTCATGCTATTCCGGCAACTGTGGCCGTgaaacaacaacacagacaggaaagatTGATAACAGCACCAACTCACCAAGATACACGAGGCAATGGTGCGAGACAGAAACTGTCTCCACAAGAGCACTTCGGAGTGATAAACCTTTTACCATGAG TGCAGGAACTTGTTGCTGGATACAGACCCGCAACTATGTTTCCTCCTGGATTCTGATGACTGCTATAGATTTGGGAGTCAGATCTGacacaaaaaaccccaacatgTCTCCAGACATCGCCATTCTGCCATTCATACG GGTGCCTCAAAATTGTCCACGACGTTATGATCTGATGGCCTTTGACCCTGACGGAGATCAAGTTCGGTGTAGATTTGGAACTCATAACTCTCGAGAGTGTTCCGGGTGTAACAGACCAAGTGGCTTTACGTTAAATGAG AATTCGTGCACATTAAGCTACTATTACTCCACGAGTGATACAAGAGTTTATGCATTcgagatggtggtggaggactTCCCACAGCGCACTATCAACCTGCAGTACAGTGACAGATCCACCATCACCAAGAGCCCACTGATGATGAGGAGGGACAAGCGGTATTTGTggccagcaacaacagcacccGTATGGCATTCAGCCCCGAATTGGTCGTCCTGGTGGAGAACCGCGCCAGCACCCACAAGCCCAGCAGCCTCATATTGGTGGTCCTGGTGGAGGACCACGCCAGCACCCACAAGCTCACAAACCCCGAATtggtggtcctggtggagaACCACGCCAGCACCCACAAGCTCACCAACCCCGAATtggtggtcctggtggagaACCACGCCAGCACCCACAAGCTCACCAACCCCGAATtggtggtcctggtggagaACCGCGCCAGCACCCGCAAGCTCACCAACCCCGAATTGGTGGCAGAGGTCATCAACAACATCACAGACCTCTCCAACTTCAGCAGCCACATCGCCATCTACGACTTCAGCAACCACATCGCCATCTACGACTTCAGCAACCACATCGCCACCTATGACACCAATGATGAATATGAACGCAGCCCCTCTCAGTAAACTGCCCCTACAGTTCTCCTTCCTTG TGgatcctcctgctccctcaTGCCGTGAGGGCGATTACCTCCCAAAGTTGGTGAATCCAACCCCAGCAAACAAAGAATTTATCCAAGCAGAGGTCAACAATGAAATGCAGATCAAAGTGAAAGGTCAAGCTAGTTATTCAAC GATAAATGACCTCCTCATGACGGGTCCCCTGAACATCAGGTCTTCAAGGatctcaggagacacatttgcCATCAAATGGACACCGACATCAAATGAAGCAGGAGAATTTCACCCAATCTGTTTTGCCATTGAGGCCACTCTTGG GTTGAATGTATATCACTCAGAAATGAGGTGTGTTCTGGTAAAAGTAGTGGAAGATAGAG TCCAAACCACGGTGGTCTGCACCGAAACCTCGATGATAGTCACTGTTGACAAGTCTACGTTTCCTCGCCTCGATAACAATCATTTGCGGCTCAACGACGCCAAAAACACGGCCTGCAGACTCACCTCCAACAGCACGCATGTCATCGGCATTGTCCCTCTCAACTCCTGCGGCACCGAGATCAAG GAGGACGCAAACAACCTGTACTTTTATAATGAAATCACCACAGTAGACAATATGAAGGACGTGGTCACCAGGAAACACCTGCTGGAAGTCCAGTTCTCCTGCCAGTACCCCAAACGCCAGAACCTGACCCTGGCCTTTAGTATCCACAGAGAAAACGTCACAGTGCTGGAGAAAGGCTTCGGCACCTTCACCTACGGCTTTGAGTTCTACACCAACAGTCAGTTCCAGATCATGGAGGATCCGAGATCATACCCTCTGGAGTATGACATCGGGAGCCGGATCTACATGGAGATCGAGGCCACCACCACAGTCAACAACACCGAGCTCTTCGTGGAGTCGTGCAGCGCCGCCCCCTACGACATCCCAAACTACGTCCCAACCTACCCCATCATCGAAAATGG GTGCAACGTTGACCCCACGGTCATCACTCATCCTCGCAGCCACCCCAGAGAGTTCAGGTTCAGCATGGAGGCCTTTAAGTTCATCGGTCTGCACGACCAG GTGTACATCAGCTGTCAGGTCATGATGTGTAAAGCTGGAGACCCCAACACCAGGTGCTCGCGTGGATGCCTCAACTCCTCGAACAGGCCCGCCCCACGTTGGAAGAGAGAGGCCGTGTCCCAGAGCGGCAGGCACTTCATCTCCCAGGGTCCCCTCCGTTTGCGGGGGTCAGCAGAGAGCGGCGAGCTCCCAG tcctgaacctgaacctggtCTTCATCGCCGGGTGTGTCCTCGCAGCTCTGGCTATGATCAGCGCAGTGGTCGTGTACAAAACCAAGATGTCCGGCCTCAGATATCAGCCGCTGCCCACGCAGGACAGCGACACGGCCCAGTGA
- the LOC130514765 gene encoding uncharacterized protein LOC130514765, giving the protein MSLLHLLFVVSAASAWSSRYQSYYRFTGGSLTFIPKYSDGKYEVEFRDKQSTTYCNKNAYTCSLGNCGAQKVYRVAHIASNSYRLNWCQQETLTKRALGTNLPFEIRYPIYISSRYGQGYWISNIRSTMAYWRMMAHVDLGIRSDTGESNRSPVITMIPVLRVTRNCQRTFNLLTFDPDGDHVRCRVATNKARYECGLCGLLGGFTLNQTSCSLTHTFRSYGFHPFELMVEDFPKSRISLSYSDGSYTYKHPHSVGRQKRQIVLKSNNSSTLLNVTHTIRNTTNLPNATTAYNTTTAAPRIYRTTIPPLSRLPLQFSIHVDSHSAPSCLEGDYFPIFLEPTPRHGVNLPAFVNQTLKITVRARAQNTRIVNLIVTGPTGILKQKISVEEYVIKWTPTQNEINGHFPICFVYEALDGRSQVYQSDLRCVVADVVRHEAVVTCNETTIKVEVEKTSIIRQHENNLHLNNVGDSSCNLTRLSNATHLVAVMALNACGTMVEEDEDHVIFMNDITSADPSLIISRHHDVDIAFSCAFPKRTNLTLGFRHKNPYAFSERGFGAFTFQFEFYESHRFRQSINSSRYPVDVYLKQMMFMQIESTSSIPNTELFVESCKATPYDNPNSRIAYTIIENGCVKDNTVQIYQSSRSQFRFGMEAFEFIGAYQEVYITCSVILCMANTTGTRCSQGCISKGNSRGRREAVDQTSRHSISQGPLNLVVPSDNKGSGLSPTLGLNIVFIVGCVLLCAVVIYRSRRSKTAKYKLLSTSEVN; this is encoded by the exons ATGTCGCTGCTACATCTGCTGTTTGTGGTCTCTGCTGCATCGGCCTGGTCCAGCAGATACCAGTCGTACTACAGGTTCACTGGGGGTTCACTGACCTTCATCCCAAAATATTCAGATGGAAAATATGAG GTGGAATTCCGTGACAAGCAAAGCACAACTTACTGTAATAAGAATGCTTACACATGTTCACTGGGTAATTGTGGAGCCCAGAAAGTGTACAGAGTCGCACACATTGCCAGTAATTCCTACAGACTCAACTGGTGCCAACAAGAAACACTGACTAAAAGAGCACTCGGAACCAACCTGCCTTTTGAGATTAG ATACCCTATTTACATAAGTTCCCGCTACGGTCAGGGGTACTGGATATCAAACATCAGGAGCACAATGGCTTACTGGAGAATGATGGCACATGTGGACCTGGGAATCCGTTCTGATACTGGCGAATCGAACAGGTCTCCTGTCATTACCATGATACCAGTGCTCAG GGTAACCAGGAACTGCCAACGGACATTCAACTTGCTCACGTTTGACCCTGATGGCGACCATGTCAGATGCAGAGTAGCGACCAACAAAGCTCGGTACGAGTGTGGGTTGTGTGGTCTGCTCGGCGGCTTCACGTTAAATCag ACTTCCTGCTCCCTTACGCACACATTCCGATCTTATGGATTCCATCCCTTCGAGCTCATGGTGGAGGACTTTCCCAAAAGTCGAATCAGTCTGTCCTACTCAGATGGTTCCTACACGTACAAGCACCCTCATTCAGTGGGAAGACAGAAACGGCAAATCGTGTtaaagagcaacaacagcagcactcTTCTGAACGTCACACATACCATCAGAAACACCACCAATCTTCCTAACGCCACCACTGCCTACAACACTACTACAGCGGCCCCCAGGATTTATCGCACGACGATCCCGCCTCTCAGCAGGCTTCCATTGCAGTTTTCTATACATG TGGACTCACATAGCGCACCGTCGTGCCTCGAGGGCGATTACTTTCCCATTTTCCTGGAACCAACTCCGAGGCATGGAGTGAATCTTCCTGCCTTCGTCAACCAAACCTTAAAAATCACCGTCAGAGCCAGAGCACAAAACACAAG GATCGTTAACCTGATTGTCACAGGACCAACAGGGATTTTAAAGCAAAAGATCTCTGTAGAGGAATACGTCATCAAATGGACTCCAACTCAGAATGAAATAAATGGACATTTTCCTATTTGCTTTGTTTACGAAGCATTAGATGG ACGGTCCCAGGTCTATCAGTCCGACCTACGATGCGTGGTCGCTGACGTTGTACGGCATG AAGCTGTTGTCACCTGTAATGAGACAACAATtaaggtggaggtggagaagacCTCAATTATCAGGCAGCACGAGAACAACCTGCATCTGAACAACGTTGGGGATTCATCTTGTAACCTGACCAGACTTTCCAACGCAACCCACCTGGTAGCTGTCATGGCCCTGAACGCCTGCGGAACTATGGTGGAG GAGGACGAGGACCACGTGATCTTCATGAATGACATCACATCTGCCGATCCAAGTCTGATCATTTCCAGGCACCACGATGTCGACATCGCCTTTTCTTGTGCTTTTCCTAAGCGAACTAACCTGACGCTGGGATTCAGGCACAAAAACCCTTACGCCTTTTCTGAGCGGGGCTTCGGTGCCTTCACCTTCCAGTTTGAGTTCTACGAGAGCCATCGTTTCAGGCAATCAATTAATTCCAGCAGGTACCCCGTGGATGTGTACCTCAAACAGATGATGTTCATGCAAATCGAGTCGACCTCCTCTATTCCCAACACCGAGCTGTTCGTGGAGTCCTGCAAGGCCACGCCCTATGACAACCCTAATTCTCGCATAGCCTACACCATTATCGAGAACGG GTGTGTGAAAGACAACACGGTCCAAATCTACCAGAGCTCCAGGTCTCAGTTCAGATTTGGAATGGAGGCGTTTGAGTTTATCGGTGCTTATCAGGAG GTCTACATCACGTGCTCAGTCATCCTGTGTATGGCCAACACTACTGGAACCAGGTGTTCTCAGGGATGCATCAGCAAAGGGAACAGCCGTGGACGAAGAGAGGCTGTGGATCAGACTTCAAGACACTCCATTTCCCAGGGTCCTTTAAACTTGGTTGTACCTTCTGACAACAAAG gttctggtcTGAGCCCGACTCTGGGTCTGAACATCGTCTTCATTGTTGGCTGCGTTCTGCTGTGTGCCGTGGTGATCTATCGTTCCAGGAGATCCAAAACTGCAAAATACAAATTGCTGTCAACCTCTGAGGTCAACTGA
- the LOC130514772 gene encoding uncharacterized protein LOC130514772: MMEAGAVLLLLLLQLGTLCVTSDANFYGNSVNFMAQKRNKDGTFMLSFHHRQNGRNVCQNQTEFRCDDGVCTSLNGSGVAHTDQDDTGQGKWCQSESFTMATIQTTKSLFRLRSSGCCWLPNREGKTTWTSEAELNLGTRSDKLGYNHCPVTATVAALRVPQDCFSRIPLLAHDPDGDHVKCSFAPNATVPVNVSLDEAGCTLTRTGQVETGVHVFELMLEDFPSKNITLSHADGTTEQRTALNMSSEPLCRVKLQFSVEVLPPLLNCEAGRSMPVFLFPTPSQSSVLYATVGQNFQLTAAAQAYHARISSFQVSGPANMNKTFTEGQNGKAQLTLNWIPQERDAHRSAPVCFTAETNQTQSEMRCVVVMVTRSTHRQGVATVQCLPDRITVTLEKASMPDLDMNYLRLKDPTCSLTSNLTHIIGAMSFTTCGTRVEEDGDYIVFANSITSFQLPNETIVRRRTVNIDFSCRFPKLLSISSGFNMHDSDFIFTETNFGTFGYSFDIYPDSSFTEKMQARAYPVSVKLLQTIYMGIQAKSDLPNVKLFVESCKGTPDDNSDNPIYYDLIKDGCIMDETVKIYPSKQTTFNFELQSFKFTDYDQVYITCYIILCDSDSIFSRCAQGCMKSPTRRRRRGLSLETERHSIVQGPLQFVEEEFSVASVDDSSGNAYTPGRQNNTPVFEEVPSAPESGSVQRVPEGSWNIRQALSSKISTAVFASLFLASLLLTVAVVVYFTMKKKAEDQRLLLAPASIKSDVRSSLFT; encoded by the exons TTAAGCTTCCATCACAGGCAGAACGGCAGGAACGTCTGTCAGAATCAGACAGAATTCAGGTGTGATGATGGAGTTTGTACCAGCCTCAATGGGTCCGGCGTCGCACACACAGACCAGGACGATACAGGTCAGGGAAAGTGGTGTCAGTCAGAGAgcttcaccatggcaaccattcAGACAACAAAGTCCTTGTTTAGGCTGAG AAGCTCCGGCTGCTGCTGGTTACCGAATAGGGAAGGAAAAACAACTTGGACGTCAGAAGCGGAGCTGAACCTGGGAACTCGATCAGACAAGTTAGGCTACAACCACTGTCCCGTGACAGCAACAGTGGCTGCTTTACG GGTTCCTCAGGACTGTTTCTCAAGAATTCCTCTTCTAGCTCACGACCCAGATGGAGATCACGTGAAATGTAGCTTTGCCCCAAATGCCACCGTCCCAGTCAACGTCTCTCTGGATGAG GCTGGATGCACACTAacgaggacaggacaggtcgaGACCGGCGTCCATGTGTTTGAGCTAATGCTGGAGGATTTCCCCTCCAAAAACATCACGTTATCTCACGCTGATGGAACGACAGAACAGCGGACTGCGCTCAATATGAGCTCAGAGCCACTCTGCCGAGTGAAGCTGCAGTTCTCAGTGGAGG TCCTTCCTCCACTTCTAAACTGTGAGGCTGGTCGGTCAATGCCTGTGTTCCTGTTTCCGACTCCTTCTCAAAGCAGCGTTCTTTATGCTACCGTGGGTCAGAACTTCCAGCTCACCGCTGCAGCTCAGGCTTACCATGCCAG GATTAGTAGCTTCCAGGTGAGCGGCCCAGCGAATATGAACAAAACCTTCACAGAGGGGCAAAATGGAAAAGCCCAATTGACCCTCAACTGGATCCCGCAGGAGCGGGACGCCCACAGATCGGCCCCCGTATGCTTCACGGCAGAGACAAACCAGAC CCAGTCCGAAATGAGGTGTgtcgttgtcatggtgacccGGTCCACGCACCGTCAAG GGGTGGCCACCGTTCAGTGCTTACCAGACAGGATCACGGTGACACTGGAGAAGGCGTCTATGCCAGACCTGGACATGAACTACCTGAGGCTCAAAGACCCAACATGCTCCCTGACCTCCAACCTCACCCACATCATTGGTGCCATGTCCTTCACCACCTGCGGAACCAGAGTCGAG gaagatggtgacTACATCGTTTTCGCCAACAGCATCACGTCCTTTCAGCTGCCCAACGAGACTATAGTGCGGCGCAGGACGGTCAACATTGACTTCTCTTGCAGGTTTCCCAAACTCCTGAGCATTTCCAGTGGCTTCAACATGCACGACTCTGACTTCATCTTCACCGAGACCAACTTTGGCACATTTGGCTACAGCTTTGACATTTATCCTGACAGCAGCTTTACAGAGAAGATGCAGGCTAGAGCTTATCCAGTGTCAGTCAAGCTGTTACAGACTATTTATATGGGGATTCAAGCAAAATCCGATCTCCCAAATGTGAAACTATTTGTGGAATCATGTAAAGGTACTCCTGATGACAACTCCGACAACCCCATCTACTACGACCTGATCAAAGACGG GTGTATAATGGACGAGACGGTTAAAATCTACCCTTCCAAACAAACGACATTCAACTTTGAATTGCAGTCCTTCAAATTTACAGATTACGACCAG GTCTACATCACCTGCTACATCATCCTGTGTGACTCCGACAGCATCTTTTCCAGATGTGCTCAGGGCTGCATGAAGAGTCCGACCCGACGTCGCCGGCGAGGGTTGAGCCTGGAGACCGAGAGACACTCCATCGTCCAGGGTCCTCTGCAGTTTGTGGAGGAGGAGTTTTCTGTGGCGAGCGTGGATGACAGCAGCGGCAATGCGTATACGCCAGGGAGACAAAACAACACGCCTGTCTTTGAAG AGGTTCCTTCAGCACCAGAGTCGGGCTCAGTCCAGCGTGTTCCTGAAGGCAGCTGGAACATCCGGCAGGCTCTCAGCTCAAAGATCAGCACCGCTGTCTTTGCATCGCTGTTCCTCGCGTCCCTGCTGTTGACGGTCGCCGTGGTTGTTTACTTCACCATGAAGAAAAAGGCAGAAGATCAGAGGTTGCTTCTAGCTCCAGCTTCAATCAAATCAGATGTTCGCTCATCACTGTTCACATAA